The following proteins are co-located in the Leptospira limi genome:
- a CDS encoding MotA/TolQ/ExbB proton channel family protein → MQDFVDIGEKIIFLVMLFASILAIAVFIERLIVYKRNFNKESESLLDSLTLLIRHRDLKGTEKLLESHPMENSYTRFIHFVLEREKENHKGLSELMEGKILKERLSLEERLPILNTLGNNTPFIGLLGTVLGVIKAFYGLGTLGNSGAEVVMRSISTALLATAAGLAVAIPVVMANNYFTRKMKLVLGQLEILSKEIHASFITSGKHNQSSSSTPNIHH, encoded by the coding sequence ATGCAAGATTTCGTAGACATTGGTGAAAAAATCATCTTTCTCGTGATGTTATTCGCGAGTATCCTCGCCATTGCTGTTTTCATCGAAAGGTTAATTGTTTATAAACGCAATTTTAACAAAGAATCTGAATCACTTCTCGATTCACTCACACTTCTGATTCGCCACCGTGATCTAAAAGGTACGGAAAAATTACTCGAAAGCCATCCTATGGAAAATTCTTATACACGATTCATTCATTTTGTTTTGGAACGTGAAAAAGAAAATCATAAAGGTTTATCGGAACTCATGGAAGGGAAAATTCTAAAAGAACGACTCAGTTTAGAAGAAAGACTTCCAATTCTCAACACTCTTGGGAACAACACCCCCTTCATTGGACTTTTGGGAACTGTGCTTGGGGTCATCAAAGCATTTTATGGTTTAGGTACTTTAGGGAACTCTGGAGCAGAAGTGGTGATGCGTAGTATTTCCACTGCCCTACTTGCCACTGCTGCTGGACTTGCTGTTGCGATTCCTGTTGTGATGGCCAATAACTACTTCACTCGTAAAATGAAACTGGTATTAGGACAATTAGAAATTCTTTCGAAAGAAATCCATGCAAGTTTTATCACAAGTGGAAAACACAACCAATCTTCTAGTTCCACTCCCAACATTCACCACTAA
- a CDS encoding energy transducer TonB, with translation MNSFTLFLQYKLRRFGLFRASLFVSVSLHVFCYLVYFILTLPSEAAFQETSLEDVDVSFEEIPPELIGGTSSPAPVEKQEWVEGSNKDAEDKPDNSDLNPNQLSGNGTDKDGFLFSFNGDRPPTPIIDFDLKAYFPEAAKAANISQKTVVVMVQVDEQGVLQGVKIVSGRAGYGFDEAAIKIIQRARFTPGYDKGKPTRMAHRLPISFDLEED, from the coding sequence ATGAATTCATTTACATTATTTTTACAATACAAACTCAGGCGGTTTGGTCTTTTCCGAGCCAGCTTATTTGTTTCTGTGAGTTTACATGTATTTTGTTATTTGGTATATTTTATTCTAACATTGCCAAGTGAAGCAGCGTTTCAAGAGACTTCATTGGAAGATGTGGACGTATCCTTTGAAGAAATTCCACCAGAACTCATTGGTGGTACTTCAAGCCCTGCTCCCGTCGAAAAACAAGAATGGGTAGAGGGATCGAATAAAGATGCGGAAGACAAACCCGATAATTCAGACTTAAACCCAAACCAACTTTCAGGGAATGGTACAGACAAAGATGGATTTTTGTTTTCATTTAACGGTGACAGACCTCCCACACCCATCATTGATTTTGATCTAAAAGCATACTTCCCTGAAGCAGCCAAGGCTGCCAACATCAGCCAAAAGACTGTTGTTGTTATGGTGCAAGTTGACGAACAAGGTGTACTCCAAGGTGTGAAAATTGTTTCGGGACGAGCAGGATATGGGTTTGATGAGGCTGCAATTAAAATCATCCAACGCGCCAGGTTTACACCTGGTTATGACAAAGGAAAACCAACTCGGATGGCTCATAGATTGCCCATCAGTTTTGATTTAGAAGAGGATTAA